A section of the Echeneis naucrates chromosome 12, fEcheNa1.1, whole genome shotgun sequence genome encodes:
- the LOC115052064 gene encoding alanine--glyoxylate aminotransferase 2, mitochondrial-like: MYKVWSRLSGRGPVLTGRSSCPSGSAELHRGAGALCQKSAVRHPPSDVPEMPQCNFKAEEYQGMSKERMMEIRKKHCNPMTMKVTYYKKPVFIHQGYMQWLWDVDGKRYLDLFAGVATVSVGHCHPKVTAAAVQQLKRLWHTTNIYVYPPLHEYCEKLASYFPDPLKVIYLTNSGSEANDLAMLMARLHTGNFDIITFRGSYHGGSPQTMGLTSNAAYKYPIANGLGCTNTMCPDVFRGPWGGSHCRDSPVQTIRECSCAQGHCMANEQYIGQLKETFATSVPSRIAAFFGEPIQGVGGAVQYPKNYLKEAYKLVREKGGVCIADEVQTGFGRTGSHFWGFQGHDVIPDMVTMAKGIGNGFPMGAVVTTPEIAASFAKGVHFNTFGGNPVACAVASSVLDTITEDNTQQISLDVGTYLMTELAKLREKYEIIGDVRGKGLQIGVEMVKDKASREPLSPEAMNEIFEDIKDMGVLIGKGGIYGQTFRIKPPMCISMEDADFFMAVFNKSIHNYMERR; the protein is encoded by the exons ATGTACAAAGTTTGGTCCCGTCTAAGCGGCCGTGGTCCGGTTTTAACGGGACGGTCCAGCTGTCCGTCCGGGTCGGCCGAGCTGCACCGGGGTGCCG GTGCATTATGTCAGAAATCAGCTGTAAGACACCCTCCCTCAGACGTCCCAGAAATGCCCCAATGCAATTTCAAAGCAGAGGAATATCAG GGCATGTCCAAAGAGCGGATGATGGAGATTCGCAAAAAACATTGTAACCCAATGACCATGAAAGTTACCTACTATAAGAAACCAGTGTTCATCCACCAGGGATACATGCAATGGCTATGGGATGTAGATGGAAAGCGATATCTGGATCTGTTTGCTGGTGTAGCGACTGTTAGTGTGGGCCACTGCCACCC gaaagtaacagcagctgcagtacaGCAGTTGAAGAGACTTTGGCATACTACTAACATCTATGTCTATCCTCCTCTCCATGAGTATTGTGAAAAACTAGCTTCCTACTTCCCAGATCCTCTGAAG GTGATATATCTGACCAACAGTGGCTCAGAGGCCAATGACCTGGCTATGCTGATGGCCCGACTCCATACAGGAAACTTTGACATCATTACTTTCAG aggATCCTACCATGGCGGCAGTCCACAGACCATGGGTCTTACTTCCAATGCAGCATATAAATACCCCATCGCGAATGGTTTAGGCTGCACAAAT ACCATGTGTCCTGATGTATTCAGAGGTCCGTGGGGAGGAAGCCACTGCAGGGACTCTCCTGTTCAGACCATTAGAGAGTGTAGCTGTGCCCAAG GTCATTGTATGGCAAACGAGCAATACATTGGACAGCTGAAAGAGACATTTGCTACCAGTGTCCCAAGTCGAATTGCTGCTTTCTTTGGGGAGCCCATTCAG GGGGTTGGAGGAGCTGTGCAGTATCCAAAGAACTACCTCAAGGAAGCTTATAAActtgtgagagagaaaggaggtgtTTGCATTGCCGATGAG GTGCAGACTGGCTTTGGGCGAACAGGAAGCCACTTTTGGGGTTTTCAAGGGCATGACGTGATTCCTGACATGGTTACAATGGCAAAAGGCATTGGTAATGGATTCCCAATGGGAGCTGTTGTGACAACACCAG AAATTGCTGCCTCTTTTGCCAAGGGGGTTCACTTCAACACCTTTGGTGGAAATCCTGTGGCTTGTGCTGTTGCTTCATCAGTGCTTGAT ACTATTACAGAAGACAACACGCAGCAGATCAGTCTTGATGTGGGCACCTATCTGATGACAGAGCTGGCGAAACTCAGAGAAAAGTATGAGATAATTGGTGATGTCCGTGGAAAAGGCCTGCAGATTGGGGTGGAGATGGTCAAAGACAAG GCCAGCAGAGAGCCTCTGTCTCCTGAGGCAATGAATGAGATTTTTGAGGACATCAAGGACATGGGAGTCCTCATAGGGAAGGGGGGAATATATGGACAG ACCTTCAGAATCAAACCACCAATGTGCATCTCAATGGAAGATGCAGATTTCTTCATGGCAGTTTTTAACAAGTCCATCCATAACTACATGGAAAGAAGATGA